GCTGTGGATCGGACCGAACGCGCTCTTCGAGATGGGCCGCAAGCGGATCGGCCCGCACTACTGGAGCGAGGAGGTCTTCGCGCGCGAACTGCACGCGGCGGGCTTTACGGTGCTCGAGATGCGGCGGACCTTCCTGAACGCCGCCAGTCTGTTGGTGTGGGCGCAGAAGGGCACGAAGGATTAGATGAAGGAGCCCGGGACCCTGGCCTGGAAAGACGCGGCGGCCTCCACTCCATTTCGGGGCGCGCTCGAACGCCTGGTGGCCGTCGGGTACGGCCTCACCTACGACGCCATCGTGCGCGGCTTCCCGCCGTACCAGGCGCTGCTGGACGAGGTGGCGTCGTACGTGGGGCGCTCGGGCCGGGCCGGATCGTCCCGGGGCCTCGTCAAGGTCCTCGACGTCTCCTGCGGCACGGGTACGGTGGCGGCCCGGCTGGCCCGCGACGGCTACGCGGTCGTCGCCCTCGACGTGGTGGAGCATCTCGTCGCGGTGGCGCGCCGGCGCTACGGGTCGGCGCGCAACGTCGCCTTCCACCACCTGGACGTGGCGCGCGACCCCATCCCTGGCGCGGGGAGCTTCGACGCGCTGGTGAGCATGCACACCCTCTACTGGCACCCGAATCCGCTCGGTGTGCTGGAGGCCTGTCGCCGCGCGCTGAAGGCCGGCGGGCACGGCGTCTTCCTGACCTACGCGCGGCCGGCCCGGGTCGGGCGCACGTTCCGGCAACTCCGGGCGCGACAGGGGTTCGGCGCGGCGGCGCGGGCGCTCCGGTGGCTGTTGCCGACCGCCGCCTTCGAGATGTTCCGGCAGAACGAGCCGCAGTACTTCGGTCGGGACGAGTTCGAGCGACTCCTGGCGCGGGCGGGCTTCGAAGTCCTGGAAGTGCGGACGACGTTTCTGGCCGAGCTCAGCCTGCTGGCCTGGGTCCGCGCCCGTAACGTCGCGGTTCGGCAGGCCTAAAGGAGGTGCCGGAGGGTGCCGCCCTCATCGACGCCCGAATGCTGCTCGGTTCGTACCCCGGTGATGTCATGATAGTCACGCGGTGGGACGAGCCCGAGGCGTGATCGAGGTGGAAGCGCCGCGGCGGGAGCCAGCGCCGGACACGAAGCCTGGGGTCACGGCCGAGGGCGGCGTCGTCATCGCCAGGGGCCAACGCGTCTATCTCCGCACCCTCGCCCCCGGCGACCTCGACTACCTGTCCGAGTGGGCGGAGAATCCATTCCTCGAGCGGATGGTCGGCAGCGAGTTCCTGCGCGCGTACAAGCACGCCTACGACAAGCACCCCTCCTTCTACGAGGCCTGCCTCAACGACCCGACCCAGGTGGTGCTGGTCATCACCGCCGTCGGCCGGACCAAGCCCCGCGCCAAGAAGCCGCTGGGGCTGGTCCGTCTCTTCAACATCCACCTGATCGAGGGGTACGCGTTCCTGGAGACGCTACTCACCGACGAGAAGGCGCTGCGCCGCGGCTTCGGCGTCGAGGCCGGCAAGCTCGCCTGCGCCTACGGGCTGGACGTGCTCGGGCTCCGACGGATCGAGGCCAAGGTGTACGAGTACAACCTGCTCTCCATCAACTCCCTCCGGCGGCACGGCTTTCGGCAGGAGGGGGTGCTCCGCAAGGCGGGGTACTACGCGGGGCAGCATTTCGACGTCCTGGTGTTCGGCATCCTCAGAGAGGAGCTGGAGGAGCAGCGGAAGAAAGAGGTCGATCAGGAGCGCTTCCACTTTCCTTACGTGAGCGACGAGGGGCCGGGTGAGCCTCCATAACCTTCTTCCCCTCATCGCGTTCCTGCTGAACGTCTCCCTGGCCAGCTTTTCGCTGCTGCGCAACCCGGGCAGCCGGCTGAACCGGATCTTCACCTATTTCGTCTCCGCGCTGGCGTTCTGGAATTTCGGGGTCTTCATGCTCCGCCAGAGCACCGACGAGTCGACGGCGTACTTCTGGGAAGTGCTCATCCACGTGGGAGTGATCGCGATCCCCGCCCTGTACTACCACTTCGTCCTCATCTTCCTGGACGCCACGGTCCTGCACCGGCGGTCGCTGCTCCTGGCCTATATGACGTCGCTCGGCTTCACCGTCATCAACCTCAGTGGTGCCGGCGTGTTCATGCGGGGGGCGAGCTTGACCTACTGGGGCTGGGCGCCGGCCACCGGGCCCCTGTACGTTCCCTTCTTCGTCTACTTCAACGCGCTACTCCTCTACGGCATCGCGCAGCTGCTGAGGTCGTACCGGACCATCGATTCGAGCTTCCGTCGCAACCGGGCGCGGCTCGTCCTGCTGGGCTCGTTCATCAGCCTCCTGGGGGGCGGCGTGGACTTCCTCCGGTTCATCCTGGTCCGCTTCTATCCCGAGGCGGACCAGATCTACCCCATCGGGATCCCGGCCAACATGTTCTTCGCGCTGATGCTCGGGACCTCGATCGTCCGCTACCGCCTGTTCGACGTGAACGTCGTGGTGAAGAAGGCGGCGGTCTATGGCGTGGCGGGGGCCATCCTCACCGCGCTGCTGGCCCTCGTCACCATCGCGCTGGAGAAATACCTCGACCTGGAGAGCGCGGTCTGGGTGGCGGTTCCCCTGGGGGTTCTCATGACCATGCTGTTGAGCCCCCTCGGCCAGCGCCTGGAGGTGCGGATCGAGCGG
This sequence is a window from Candidatus Methylomirabilota bacterium. Protein-coding genes within it:
- a CDS encoding class I SAM-dependent methyltransferase is translated as MKEPGTLAWKDAAASTPFRGALERLVAVGYGLTYDAIVRGFPPYQALLDEVASYVGRSGRAGSSRGLVKVLDVSCGTGTVAARLARDGYAVVALDVVEHLVAVARRRYGSARNVAFHHLDVARDPIPGAGSFDALVSMHTLYWHPNPLGVLEACRRALKAGGHGVFLTYARPARVGRTFRQLRARQGFGAAARALRWLLPTAAFEMFRQNEPQYFGRDEFERLLARAGFEVLEVRTTFLAELSLLAWVRARNVAVRQA
- a CDS encoding GNAT family protein; translation: MGRARGVIEVEAPRREPAPDTKPGVTAEGGVVIARGQRVYLRTLAPGDLDYLSEWAENPFLERMVGSEFLRAYKHAYDKHPSFYEACLNDPTQVVLVITAVGRTKPRAKKPLGLVRLFNIHLIEGYAFLETLLTDEKALRRGFGVEAGKLACAYGLDVLGLRRIEAKVYEYNLLSINSLRRHGFRQEGVLRKAGYYAGQHFDVLVFGILREELEEQRKKEVDQERFHFPYVSDEGPGEPP